Proteins encoded within one genomic window of Scheffersomyces stipitis CBS 6054 chromosome 3, complete sequence:
- the FMP13 gene encoding mitochondrial inner membrane protein: MAVRPLSASARVWSSSVSETGKSSQGQDQKHENYQNHQQSSLAGIVIKSALFATVVYGATMFIATKNDKVMDFVIDQQIPYYEETIDLIENGSYDDLVSAIKAKISSIRLPSKDEITELSHKIEHTSEDLLKETKRKLESARAEFGSHSTAGSGTSASLPANQLQKHPEIEHVKKEVEHLPAIKLNENVVSYVDASVKATIDSFNDLINSIDVSKVTPTDEGLIKTINEKVSELASKVGALSKKFDDELQSKLKVSQTELLSSYTKKELELTENLLHQFNRERAQLESKLNERLKQEIAATKETISQAAVNAVSMVRIEQTKNFEKLVADKINEERNGKLANLEKLNSRLESLEQFAESLESQVVATQQKSVIQKSLSSLKAVLFVSNPEEKPQSIKPYVDDLFESSPDDEVIQLALGELGPLLSKESTQSILTTSQLLTRWEQLVPELRSASLLPPNAGLLGHLASIVFSKFLVSVKGDKPDGKDIESVIGRVEASLVRDELDVAVEEVANLKGWTRKLANDWVIEGRKRLEAEYLVELIDAETRIL, translated from the coding sequence ATGGCGGTGCGTCCGCTTTCGGCCTCCGCAAGAGTGTGGAGTTCTTCTGTATCAGAGACTGGAAAATCCTCGCAAGGCCAAGACCAGAAACACGAGAACTATCAAAACCACCAGCAATCGTCCCTTGCGGGCATTGTTATCAAGCTGGCTCTTTTTGCCACTGTCGTATATGGAGCTACCATGTTTATAGCCACCAAGAATGACAAGGTCATGGACTTTGTAATTGACCAGCAGATTCCATACTATGAAGAAACCATCGACTTGATTGAAAACGGTTCCTACGACGACTTGGTTCTGGCCATTAAGGCCAAGATATCTTCCATTAGATTGCCATCCAAGGATGAAATCACCGAGTTGTCGCACAAAATCGAACACacttcagaagatttgttgaaagaaactAAGCGAAAGTTGGAATCAGCTAGGGCTGAGTTTGGTTCTCATTCTACTGCTGGCTCCGGTACTTCGGCTTCATTACCAGCCAATCAGTTGCAAAAGCATCCAGAAATTGAGCACGTCAAGAAGGAGGTCGAGCATTTGCCAGCTATCAAATTAAATGAAAATGTTGTTCTGTATGTTGATGCATCAGTGAAGGCTACTATCGATTCgttcaacgacttgatcaactcaaTTGATGTCAGCAAAGTCACACCTACTGATGAAGGACTTATCAAGACAATTAACGAGAAGGTCTCTGAGTTGGCCTCGAAAGTTGGCGCTctctccaagaagttcgaCGACGAATTGCAGAGCAAGCTTAAGGTATCGCAAACGGAATTATTATCGTCCTATACCAAGAAGGAGTTGGAGCTTACTGAAAACTTGTTGCACCAATTTAACCGCGAGAGGGCCCAGTTGGAatccaagttgaacgagAGATTAAAGCAGGAAATCGCCGCCACCAAGGAAACCATTTCGCAGGCAGCTGTCAACGCCGTTTCGATGGTGAGAATCGAACAAACTAAGAACTTTGAAAAGCTCGTTGCCGACAAGATtaacgaagaaagaaacgGAAAATTGGCTAATTTGGAAAAACTCAACTCCAGATTGGAAAGCTTGGAACAGTTTGCTGAAAGCTTGGAATCACAGGTCGTAGCTACCCAACAAAAGTCGGTTATCCAGAAATCGTTGTCTTCATTGAAGGCCGTGTTGTTCGTATCtaatccagaagaaaagccTCAGCTGATTAAGCCATACGTGGATGACTTGTTTGAATCATCTCCTGACGATGAAGTTATCCAATTAGCATTGGGTGAATTGGGTCCATTGTTGTCCAAGGAATCGACTCAGTCCATCTTGACCACCTCACAGTTGTTGACCAGATGGGAGCAATTAGTCCCAGAATTGAGATCAGCCTCGTTGTTGCCTCCTAATGCTGGTTTATTGGGACACTTAGCCTCGATCgtgttttccaagttcttggtttCTGTTAAGGGTGACAAACCAGATGGAAAGGACATTGAATCGGTCATTGGGAGAGTTGAAGCCAGTTTGGTCAGAGATGAATTGGACGTGGCAGTTGAGGAAGTAGCCAACTTAAAGGGTTGGACCAGAAAGTTGGCCAACGACTGGGtcattgaaggaagaaagagattggaAGCCGAATACCTCGTGGAGCTCATCGACGCGGAAACCAGAATCTTGTAA
- the GLC3 gene encoding alpha-1,4-glucan branching enzyme (go_function alpha-amylase activity; hydrolase activity, hydrolyzing O-glycosyl compounds~go_process carbohydrate metabolism), producing the protein MSTDNKSLIKGALDVDPWLEPYSQPLIDRQLKFQKWYADLKSSETSLFQFASSYQTYGVHGNWDTKEVVVTQYVPDIQEVSLVGEFNNWDVSAHKLKKVNNFGLWSLTIPPVDGDFAIKHDSKYKISMKLPSGEQIYRLDPWLRRATPATETTLYEGRFWNPSPAETYKFKNKRATFNSTEGIRIYEAHIGISTPEPTVGSYKNFTENILPIIHKSGYNTIQLMAVMEHAYYASFGYQVTNFFAISSRFGTPEELKELIDTAHGLGIKVLLDVVHSHSSKNVEDGLNMFNGTDHYLFHGGPKGNHDLWDSRLFNYENHETLRFLLSNLKFFIDVYQFDGFRFDGVTSMMYKHHGLSFGFSGDYNEYFNPEWVDTDAVVYLMLAHQLLSEISEKEDGFKFFSIAEDVSGMPTLCLTIPEGGIGFDYRLSMAIPDMWIKILKHLSDEQWDLHSIVHTLTNRRYKEKCIAYCESHDQALVGDKTIAFWLMDKEMYTHMSVLSPLTPIIDRGLSLHKLIRLLTFGLGGEGYLNFEGNEFGHPEWLDFPRVGNNESYHYARRQFNLIKDDLLRYKFLYAFDAGMLSLDSKYGVLDKPQAYVSLKHEGDKVLVFERNGLLFVFNFHHSQSFPDYKIGVETAGTYQIVLNSDEAQYGGHDRIQEVDANGKPVQYFTNNDPWNNRSNSMMVYIPSRTAIVLQLKDKIKA; encoded by the coding sequence ATGTCTACAGACAACAAACTGCTCATCAAAGGTGCCCTCGACGTCGATCCATGGTTGGAACCTTACTCGCAGCCACTTATCGACCGTCAGCTTAAGTTCCAAAAATGGTACGCTGACTTGAAGCTGCTGGAAACttctcttttccaattcgCTTCGTCGTACCAGACCTATGGTGTCCACGGTAACTGGGACACCAAGGAAGTGGTGGTGACTCAATACGTTCCCGATATCCAGGAGGTCTCTTTGGTAGGAGAATTCAATAATTGGGATGTTTCTGCTcacaaattgaagaaagtcaACAATTTTGGCTTGTGGTCACTTACCATTCCTCCAGTCGATGgagattttgcaatcaaacATGATTCCAAGTACAAGATCTCGATGAAATTGCCCTCAGGCGAACAGATTTACCGTTTGGATCCGTGGTTGAGAAGAGCTACCCCTGCCACAGAAACCACTTTGTACGAAGGCCGTTTCTGGAACCCTTCGCCAGCTGAAACctacaagttcaagaacaagagagCAACCTTCAACTCCACTGAGGGTATCAGAATCTACGAAGCCCACATCGGTATCTCGACTCCAGAACCCACCGTTGGTTCCTACAAGAACTTTACGGAAAACATTTTGCCCATCATCCACAAGCTGGGCTACAACACCATCCAGTTGATGGCAGTCATGGAACACGCCTACTACGCTTCCTTTGGCTACCAGGtcaccaacttctttgCTATTTCGTCTCGTTTTGGAACTCCAGAGGAATTGAAAGAGTTGATCGATACAGCACACGGCCTTGGAATCAAGGTGTTGTTGGATGTTGTTCATTCGCATTCGTCTAAGAACGTCGAAGATGGTTTGAACATGTTCAATGGAACAGACCACTACTTGTTCCACGGCGGACCCAAGGGTAACCATGATTTGTGGGACTCCAGGTTGTTCAATTACGAAAACCACGAGACATTGAGATTCCTCTTGTCCAATTTAAAGTTCTTTATCGACGTCTATCAGTTTGACGGGTTCAGATTCGACGGAGTCACCTCCATGATGTACAAACACCACGGATTAAGTTTCGGATTCTCGGGTGACTACAATGAGTACTTCAACCCTGAATGGGTTGATACAGATGCCGTGGTTTACTTGATGCTTGCCCATCAGTTATTGCTGGAGATCAGCGAGAAAGAAGACggcttcaagttcttctccATTGCCGAAGATGTCTCGGGTATGCCTACTCTTTGTTTGACTATTCCTGAAGGTGGTATTGGATTTGACTACAGATTGTCCATGGCCATTCCCGACATGTGgatcaagattttgaaacACTTGTCGGACGAACAATGGGATCTCCATTCTATCGTCCATACCTTGACAAACAGAAGATATAAAGAAAAGTGTATTGCTTACTGCGAGTCTCACGATCAAGCTTTGGTCGGCGACAAGACCATTGCATTCTGGCTCATGGACAAGGAAATGTACACGCACATGTCAGTTCTTTCTCCACTCACTCCAATCATCGACAGAGGTCTTTCCTTACACAAATTGATTCGTTTGCTTACTTTTGGTTTAGGAGGTGAAGGGTACTTAAACTTTGAAGGTAATGAATTCGGCCATCCTGAGTGGTTAGATTTCCCCAGGGTTGGAAACAACGAGTCGTACCACTATGCCAGAAGACAGTTCAACCTTATTAAGGACGACTTGTTGCGttacaagttcttgtaTGCATTTGACGCTGGAATGCTCTCGTTAGACAGCAAGTATGGTGTCTTGGACAAACCCCAGGCTTATGTCTCATTGAAGCACGAAGGTGACAAGGTCCTTGtttttgaaagaaatggCCTTCTCTTTGTGTTCAACTTCCACCACAGCCAGTCCTTCCCAGACTACAAGATTGGTGTTGAAACTGCTGGTACCTACCAGATTGTTTTGAACTCTGACGAAGCGCAATATGGTGGTCACGACAGAATCCAAGAAGTCGATGCCAACGGCAAGCCTGTTCAGTATTTCACCAACAATGATCCATGGAACAACAGATCGAATTCGATGATGGTATACATTCCAAGCAGAACTGCTATTGTCTTGCAACTTaaagacaagatcaaagcttaa
- the AIP1 gene encoding actin interacting protein 1 (Protein localizes to actin cortical patches. Probable binding site on actin lies on front surface of subdomain 3 and 4.~go_function actin binding~go_process actin filament depolymerization): MSIAPLALYPPNPSTTRAQSVHISYDEVNDRIAYPTGKSVFIRSVDPESSLKPKQFSKHIHTTTAVAFAPSGNYVASADESGALKIWDSSVIGEDSNTISFEQPTIKSEFQILSGPIKSIAWDSDSSRVIAVGQGKDKFGHCFSWDSGNSIGEIQGHSATVNAVDIKPQRPYRAATVGEDKALVFYNGPPFKFDKSIRGHHTNSIKAVKFSPDGKWLVSVGSDRAIVVYDGKSGEYIKKLENAHEGGIYSISWFKDSSKFVTASADNSIKQWNIDSLESTAEYRFTSSSSIDNQQVGVVVTKAYIISLSLNGNLNYFKEGESKPFAVIPGQKSPLTSVSLNGQTLYTGASEGPILKWTIESERIKTIPDRLGEHSNYVVGILTEDSYVVSAGWDDKLNLWRGDKLSKSVSLKGQPKQIGVLPKLIVVLLESSVEIYTEELEKKIEYDLGFEATGFAAKEDLLLVTNVKTNSVEVLSIDGESIIKSNLKFPPLRSPPSLIRISPDGKFVAVADLTGKYTLYDTKSASVVTTRWAFHSSKVNDAKWTPDSQFIISGGLDTGLFLYSVKKPSKVLKFPLAHQIGISGVEWLSYDGNKGSFVTIGLDGVLKVWNVDFSVYL; encoded by the coding sequence ATGTCAATCGCGCCACTAGCACTCTACCCACCCAATCCGTCCACAACTAGAGCTCAATCAGTTCATATTTCCTACGATGAGGTCAACGATCGTATTGCCTACCCAACGGGTAAGTCTGTGTTCATCAGAAGTGTGGATCCAGAATCATCTTTGAAGCCCAAGCAATTCTCTAAACATATCCACACTACAACAGCTGTCGCATTTGCTCCTTCTGGTAACTACGTGGCATCTGCTGATGAGTCTGGAGCGTTGAAGATCTGGGACTCGTCTGTTATCGGCGAAGATAGCAACACAATCAGCTTCGAACAACCAACCATCAAGAGTGAATTCCAGATTCTTTCGGGCCCCATCAAGTCAATAGCCTGGGATTCTGACAGTTCGCGTGTTATTGCAGTTGGGCAGGGTAAGGATAAATTTGGTCACTGTTTCTCATGGGATTCCGGCAATTCAATCGGTGAGATCCAGGGCCATTCGGCCACTGTCAATGCTGTCGACATCAAGCCTCAGAGACCATACAGAGCTGCAACAGTTGGTGAAGATAAGGCGTTAGTATTCTATAACGGTCCACCTTTCAAATTCGACAAGAGTATCCGTGGTCACCATACCAATTCTATCAAGGCCGTCAAGTTCTCGCCTGATGGAAAGTGGCTCGTAAGTGTAGGTTCCGATAGAGCAATTGTGGTATATGATGGGAAGTCTGGCGAGTACATtaagaagttggaaaatgCCCACGAAGGTGGTATCTACTCTATCTCGTGGTTTAAAGACTCGCTGAAATTTGTCACTGCTTCGGCTGACAACTCCATTAAGCAATGGAACATAGACTCATTAGAATCTACAGCTGAGTATAGATTCACTTCATCTAGCTCTATAGACAATCAGCAAGTTGGAGTCGTAGTTACCAAGGCTTACATCATCTCACTATCGCTTAACGGAAATCTCAACTACTTTAAGGAAGGTGAATCTAAACCATTTGCTGTCATTCCTGGCCAAAAGTCGCCTTTGACTTCAGTTTCGTTGAACGGTCAAACCTTGTATACTGGAGCTTCTGAGGGTCCCATTTTAAAATGGACTATCGAATCTGAGAGAATCAAGACCATCCCTGATAGACTTGGGGAACATTCAAACTATGTAGTAGGCATATTGACAGAAGACTCCTATGTTGTCAGTGCAGGCTGGGACGATAAGTTGAACCTTTGGAGGGGGGACAAATTATCCAAATCTGTCTCTTTGAAGGGACAACCCAAGCAAATAGGTGTACTTCCGAAATTGATCGTAGTGTTGCTCGAGTCATCTGTGGAGATTTATACAgaggaattggaaaagaaaattgagTACGACTTGGGGTTTGAAGCTACAGGGTTTGCCGCGAAGGAAGACTTGTTACTAGTTACAAATGTAAAGACCAATTCTGTTGAAGTGCTTTCTATAGACGGAGAGAGTATTATCAAATCAAACTTGAAATTCCCCCCACTCCGTTCTCCTCCAAGCCTTATTCGTATTTCTCCTGATGGAAAATTCGTGGCTGTTGCAGACTTGACAGGAAAGTATACATTATATGATACAAAAAGTGCCTCTGTTGTCACTACACGTTGGGCATTCCATTCTAGTAAGGTAAATGATGCCAAGTGGACTCCAGATTCCCAATTCATCATTAGTGGTGGGTTGGACACCGGCTTGTTTTTATACTCCGTAAAGAAGCCTTCTAAGGTCTTGAAGTTTCCATTGGCACACCAAATTGGTATTTCAGGTGTGGAATGGTTGAGCTACGACGGAAATAAGGGTCTGTTTGTTACAATCGGTTTGGATGGTGTCTTGAAAGTCTGGAACGTGGATTTCAGTGTTTATCTTTAG
- a CDS encoding Ku80 protein (go_function DNA binding; ATP-dependent DNA helicase activity~go_process double-strand break repair via nonhomologous end-joining), with amino-acid sequence MTFFVIDTTSEMVNRSNPVSKRSSLERGLGYFHDHTATLLLKNRKIDRVGIICASDAGNHVYSADEAFTYTDLRHFSTIIEESCKVTSGPPGKPSLVEAVTLGLNQFKPKIHLKYLRNLVIISNAAGSQDLDEVDLSEYTSLIKAYNINVIFVGIDFSANFEKTPEKEKNEQFWRKIVEKEWGGVVLDADEANESLVYSSTLKKVAPRVSYSGSITFGLSSDSLTNVSILQDDPLSLKLDVQTFPATKIEKIVGHTYTISENHAANTVKRTANYYYKKYDNNEGRDEMAGEQDDDDNNGNYVKVDVHPGEFVPGFKYSNRDIIAVNSDLAEIAQLRSNPGLSIIGFIQKTNLPYAYFTDESSYVIPTKGGKVSNPILFNSFAKALLELKAVALARFVLADGKEINLCVLIPQLVSVNGRLSYSFISVRLALKEDQKIGRFPYLTKKAESQIDKDEIEAEDEDDDDEDEDDKKREEQGDIRQRKFPSDETNSLMDSFILSRDLDGGSNKPTINVLHNQKLDLVDSQCVYMGDRLDDMSVDEKLIPRSTALAKYNRNLKKIIITSLEHDSLSLFLSEEKFVEKYLVEKNPNAEKISNLYHYDNILRGNTVGTKGWLKGFNVHSSDISKTLIDALDVKYLEKDEKKHKRRKYEGTAFERFFRNEGDSANSDMKADFDEFFDVKDLLGG; translated from the coding sequence ATGACGTTCTTCGTCATTGATACCACACTGGAGATGGTCAATAGGTCAAATCCCGtttcaaaaagatcaagCCTTGAGAGAGGATTAGGCTACTTTCATGATCATACTGCGACTCTATTGCTTAAGAACAGGAAGATTGACCGCGTAGGCATAATTTGTGCCTCAGATGCTGGTAACCATGTCTACAGTGCTGATGAGGCTTTCACATATACGGATCTTCGTCACTTTTCCACCATTATAGAAGAGTCGTGTAAAGTCACATCAGGGCCACCAGGCAAGCCAAGTCTTGTAGAAGCCGTGACGTTGGGACTCAACCAATTCAAACCCAAGATTCATTTAAAGTACTTGCGTAACTTGGTGATCATTTCAAATGCCGCAGGATCACAAGATCTAGATGAAGTGGACTTGAGCGAGTATACGAGTTTGATTAAGGCTTACAACATCAACGTAATATTTGTAGGCATAGACTTCCTGGCCAACTTTGAGAAGACtccagaaaaagaaaaaaacGAACAATTCTGGAGAAAGATTGTAGAGAAGGAATGGGGTGGCGTAGTTTTGGATGCGGACGAAGCAAATGAGTCTTTGGTGTACTCGCTGACGCTCAAGAAAGTTGCTCCCAGAGTAAGCTATTCAGGCTCAATAACATTTGGACTAAGTAGCGATTCCTTAACCAATGTAAGCATATTGCAAGATGATCCTTTATCGCTTAAATTAGACGTTCAGACATTCCCAGCTACCAAGATTGAGAAAATAGTCGGTCACACATATACGATATCCGAGAACCATGCCGCCAATACCGTTAAGAGAACAGCAAATTACTATTACAAGAAGTATGATAACAATGAAGGAAGAGATGAAATGGCTGGAGAACAGGACGATGATGACAACAATGGCAACTATGTCAAAGTGGATGTTCATCCAGGCGAATTTGTACCAGGCTTCAAATATTCGAATCGGGATATCATTGCTGTAAATTCCGACCTTGCTGAAATAGCACAGCTTCGCTCGAATCCTGGACTCTCCATTATCGGCTTCATTCAGAAAACCAACCTACCTTATGCATATTTCACGGATGAATCAAGTTATGTAATACCAACAAAGGGAGGCAAAGTGTCAAATCCaattttgttcaactcttttGCCAAAGCTTTGCTTGAATTGAAAGCTGTTGCATTAGCTCGTTTCGTGTTGGCTGATGGTAAGGAAATAAATCTTTGTGTCTTGATTCCTCAACTTGTCTCGGTAAATGGCAGGTTATCGTACTCGTTTATACTGGTTAGACTAGCATTGAAAGAAGACCAGAAGATCGGTAGATTTCCCTACTTGACCAAGAAGGCTGAATCTCAAATTGAtaaagatgaaattgaagcagaagacgaagacgatgatgatgaagatgaagatgacaagaAACGAGAAGAGCAAGGCGATATACGTCAACGTAAATTTCCATCCGATGAAACTAATTCCTTGATGGATTCTTTTATTTTATCGCGAGATTTGGATGGTGGTTCCAACAAGCCTACTATTAATGTCCTACATAATCAGAAATTAGACTTAGTCGATAGTCAATGTGTTTACATGGGCGACAGGCTAGATGATATGAGCGTAGACGAAAAGCTTATTCCACGCTCCACTGCTTTGGCGAAGTATAAcagaaacttgaagaagatcatcatCACATCGCTCGAGCATGATAGTCTTTCCTTATTCCTCAGTGAAGAGAAGTTTGTGGAAAAGTACTTGGTTGAGAAGAATCCCAATGCTGAGAAGATATCGAATCTATACCACTACGACAATATTCTTCGAGGCAACACTGTAGGCACCAAGGGCTGGCTCAAAGGCTTCAATGTACATTCGAGCGATATTTCCAAGACATTGATCGATGCCCTTGATGTGAAATATCTTGAGAAGGACGAGAAGAAACACAAGCGTCGTAAGTACGAAGGAACTGCATTCGAACGATTCTTCCGTAATGAAGGCGACTCTGCGAACTCCGATATGAAGGCTGACTTTGATGAATTTTTCGACGTTAAAGACTTATTGGGTGGGTAG
- the ARP4 gene encoding actin-related protein (go_component actin cytoskeleton~go_function structural constituent of cytoskeleton), which yields MSSTANSASVYGGDEINAIVLDPGSYHTRIGYAGDDFPKVITSSYYASASNEPMEAEKEDSKIGSKSTKRIFGDAIDVPRSNYNVHPILKDSVIVDWDAALDQYHHFFKNVMNVTYEEQPVLITEPVWAEPKYRQTLVENFFEYYDFPALYLAKAPSCVSFQQGRPNCLVVDIGHDSVSVTPVIDGICMMKNTMRTHYAGQFLVDQVQDHLAKYKDLSVEGTYKIKSKTPTVYPENAEFTTRTLPEDITASYDEYQKSKIWHEFRETMLEVPERKLANNNMQQSATMKEFYTSDANTRLFEFPTGQSLSLNYDRFVFADSIFDPSIYKFANQELTSKYPPNNGVLSIKSKYDDYRPLKRVRKAESNQSTPPPGDSPTKPSKNGKHEVRGLSQLITHTLSTIDIDLRTSVAHNIIVTGGVSLVPQLTERLYNELTNTNPGLKIRLHAVGNSTERLNQAWIGGSVLASLGTFHQMWVSKHEYEEAGAERILNQRFR from the coding sequence ATGTCCTCAACAGCTAACAGCGCTTCAGTGTATGGTGGGGATGAGATCAACGCCATAGTGCTAGATCCAGGCTCGTACCATACGCGGATTGGGTACGCTGGAGATGATTTCCCTAAGGTTATAACTTCCTCCTACTACGCTTCTGCGTCGAATGAGCCAATGGAAGCCGAGAAGGAAGACTCCAAAATTGGTAGCAAGTCAACCAAGAGGATTTTTGGAGATGCCATCGATGTTCCTCGGTCGAATTACAACGTTCATCCCATACTCAAAGATTCAGTAATTGTTGACTGGGATGCTGCTTTGGACCAATACcaccatttcttcaagaatgtaATGAACGTCACGTATGAAGAGCAGCCAGTGTTGATCACAGAGCCCGTATGGGCAGAGCCAAAGTATCGTCAGACTTTGGTGGAGAATTTCTTTGAATACTACGATTTCCCAGCATTATATTTGGCCAAGGCTCCATCTTGTGTCTCTTTCCAACAGGGTAGACCGAACTGTTTGGTGGTGGATATTGGCCATGACTCTGTGAGTGTGACCCCTGTCATTGATGGTATATGcatgatgaagaataccATGCGAACGCATTATGCTGGTCAGTTTTTGGTGgatcaagtccaagacCATCTAGCCAAGTACAAAGATTTATCTGTAGAGGGTACTTACAAAATCAAGTCAAAGACACCTACAGTATACCCTGAAAATGCAGAGTTCACCACAAGAACGCTTCCTGAAGATATCACGGCGTCGTATGATGAGTaccagaaactgaaaatCTGGCACGAGTTCAGAGAAACTATGCTAGAGGTCCCAGAGCGCAAACTAGCCAATAACAACATGCAGCAGCTGGCCACCATGAAGGAGTTCTACACTCTGGATGCCAATACCAGATTGTTTGAATTCCCTACTGGACAGTCGTTACTGTTGAACTATGATAGGTTTGTGTTTGCGGATTCGATCTTTGATCCTTCTATCTATAAATTTGCCAACCAAGAGTTGACCAGCAAGTATCCCCCCAACAACGGAGTTCTTTCGATTAAGAGTAAGTATGACGACTACAGACCACTAAAGAGAGTGCGCAAGGCAGAGTCTAACCAGTCCACGCCTCCGCCGGGTGACAGTCCTACCAAGCCCAGCAAGAACGGCAAGCACGAAGTCCGAGGCTTGTCGCAGTTGATCACTCATACGTTGTCAACCATTGACATTGATCTACGCACCTCAGTCGCACACAACATTATTGTGACTGGTGGGGTTTCGTTGGTGCCTCAATTGACGGAAAGATTGTACAACGAGTTGACCAACACCAATCCAGGGCTCAAAATCAGGTTACACGCTGTGGGAAATTCAACAGAAAGGTTGAACCAGGCATGGATCGGAGGCAGCGTTCTAGCATCGTTGGGAACGTTCCACCAGATGTGGGTCAGCAAACATGAGTACGAAGAGGCAGGGGCTGAAAGAATCTTGAACCAGAGATTTAGATGA